From the genome of Candidatus Neomarinimicrobiota bacterium, one region includes:
- the secF gene encoding protein translocase subunit SecF: MFELIKNVNIDFLGKRKVAGIISGVIILAGLVSLVVHGGPHYSIDFEGGTEIQVLFSESTEVEAVRTVLSSIGYGDAAIREFGNIDEFLIHVKTATRSEEQVNEIREAIASIHGAESYEIRRLETVGPKIGKELRGDMISAVLIAMIGIVIYISIRFQFMYAIGALVALAHDVMITLGLFSLLNLEISLSVLAAFLFIVGYSLNDTIVVFDRVRENAKTKRHDAFVSVLNLSLNQTLNRTVITSLTTLTVVTILLFFGGEVIKPFAFALTVGLVVGTYSSMFVASPVVLIWDENQKKRQNS; encoded by the coding sequence ATGTTTGAATTGATCAAAAATGTAAATATTGACTTCTTAGGGAAAAGGAAGGTCGCCGGAATTATTTCCGGAGTGATCATCTTAGCCGGCTTAGTGAGTCTTGTTGTTCACGGTGGTCCTCATTACAGTATTGACTTTGAGGGCGGTACCGAGATCCAAGTTCTTTTTAGTGAATCCACTGAGGTGGAGGCTGTCCGTACTGTACTTTCAAGTATTGGTTATGGAGATGCTGCCATTCGTGAGTTTGGTAATATAGATGAATTCCTGATCCATGTGAAAACTGCTACTCGCAGTGAAGAGCAGGTCAACGAGATTCGTGAGGCAATAGCCTCAATTCATGGTGCAGAGAGCTATGAAATTCGTCGTCTGGAAACAGTTGGACCAAAAATTGGCAAGGAACTTCGTGGGGATATGATCTCCGCTGTGCTCATCGCCATGATCGGAATTGTGATCTATATTTCGATCCGCTTCCAATTTATGTATGCCATTGGAGCTCTGGTTGCTCTGGCTCATGATGTCATGATCACCCTGGGTCTTTTTTCCTTATTGAATCTTGAGATATCACTCTCAGTTCTGGCGGCTTTTCTCTTTATTGTGGGTTACTCGTTGAATGACACTATTGTGGTCTTTGACCGAGTCCGGGAAAATGCCAAAACCAAACGTCATGATGCCTTTGTGTCGGTGCTTAATCTAAGTTTGAATCAGACCCTGAACCGAACGGTGATCACCTCGTTAACTACGCTGACAGTGGTAACGATCCTGCTGTTCTTTGGTGGGGAAGTGATCAAGCCTTTTGCTTTTGCCCTGACTGTGGGTCTTGTCGTGGGAACTTATTCTTCTATGTTCGTAGCCAGTCCGGTAGTATTGATCTGGGATGAGAACCAGAAGAAAAGGCAGAATAGTTAG